The genome window cctggggaggcagagtcaggcggatctctgtgagttccaggacaggcttcaaatctacatagagaaaccttgtcttgaaaaccccaccacccccaaaaaagtaatCTTCCAATATTCTCAACTAATGAGCATTTTAACATATATTAAAACATAGCTTATGTTCCACCAAAAGATCAAAATGTCACGTGCAACCTAATAACAATATTACTGAGTTGGATATTAGGCATATCAGCATTTTGATGAGAATCTCACTTGATTTTCACAACAGCTCTGTGAAGGAGACCTGTCCCCTTTTATATTGGGAAAACTTAGGCTCAGTCTGAACCCTGGCTTCTGGGCTCAGCCCAACTTTTTTTCCTCCTGTACCTTCACTTACTTGCCTTTGCTTCTGACCTCTGCTCCTAAAATCCCGTCAGAGTGAAAGGTCGCTGGGggttggtggcgcacgtctttcatcccagcacttggtacgcagaggcaggcggatctctgattttgaggccaatctggtctatatagtaaattcttggccagccagggttgcacagtgagaccctgtctcaaaaaaaaaaaaaaaaaaggcctttacCTACTGTGAAAGACTGCATTACTTCATAGGGAAGGGCATCTCACCAGGGCTCCCAGACTTCCTCTTCTTCATAGCCTTTTATGCTCTGCCCTTCAGGCATCTACGGAATTCTAGTCACGCGGGAGCTTTCGTGATAGTGACCGAAGAAGCGATTGCCAAGGGGATCCGGAGGATCGTTGCTGTCACGGGCGCTGAAGCACAGAAGGTGAGGTCAGGTGTGGCCCTGCCTGTCAGCGGAAGCTGTCACTGCACAGGACCCAGCTGTCGGTGTCTCATCTTTCACATCTTGGGCTCAGTACATAATGGCACTTGCCACAAAGACGGACAGCCTGAGTTTGTCGCCAGGGACCCACATAaagtgtaaggagagaactggccCATGAAGTTGTTCTTTGACGCCCACGTGGGTAccctgcacacacatcacacacaagaTAATAATAGAAACTTCCCAAAACAAACAGCATCGTGGAAAACAATACATAACCTGGGGCTTCCTCCTGGCACAGCCATGTGTGGGAGGGCAAGGCAGAGTTCTCCTTCGGCTTCATCGCCCTTCCCTCTGCACGTAGCCCACGCAGCCCACTTAACGTAAGAAATATGGCACAGAGGACCATCGTTCTGTGCTGGGAACTCTAGCGTGACCTGAGGAACAGTCATTTCAACTGGTTACCCGTGGACCTGAGTTACAGTGTAGCCTTTTtggctccgtgtgtgtgtgtgtgtgtgtgtgtgtgtgtgtgtgtgtgtgtgtgtgtgtgtccccgtccgtccgtccccaGAGCACTTGCTTCCTGAAGGAAAGACACCCCTGGTGTTGACATCTCTAATTGTTCTCTTCCCAGGccctcaggaaggcagagagctTGAAGAAATCTCTCTCTGTCCTGGAGGCCAAAGTGAAGGCCCAGACCGCACCCAACAAGGATGTGCAGAGGGAAATTGCTGACCTTGGCGAGGTAGGGATGgcctccctctgcttctgggTCTGTGCGATCCTTATCAAGCCTGAGGAGTAAGACTGTCCTGTGCTTgaactttttgttcttttaattgtgcttttttgagagacagagtcttcctctgtagcccagactagcctggaacacactatttagcacaggctggcctcggattTGCAGCTGTCCCCTGGCCTTACCATCTCCCTGCAAACATGAATCACGTGCTGGGCGGGGGAGGCAGGgtgtcaggcttcttgttgaTGTTTGAGAAAGGATGTCACTGTTCGACTCATGCTGCCCTTGAACTGTGTGCAGTACAATGGCTGCTATTTCTTGGTATGCTAAGCTTCCAGAGAGTCTTTGCAGGCTGTGTTCACAGCTAGGTCTCAACTTAAGAGCTAAGTCCTCTTTATAATGccacttctctccagccctgttgtgATGGCTGCTACATTCACAGAGTGActgatctttttaaatttattttattatgcatgcagtgttctgtctgcatgtatgcctgtaggccagaagagggcaccagatatcactatagatggttgtaagccaccatgtggttgctgggcattgaactcaggacatctggaagagcaaccagtgctcttaacctctgagccatctctccagcccccgagtgACTAGTCTTAAACCAGCAGATATCTTTGTGGTTTTCTCAGACACTGGCCATGGAAAACTCTGGTTCAAAGACAGATGGGTGGGATAGAGTGGGCTTGAATTCCCCCCTCCCTCCTAGTAGCAAAGACCTGGACAGACTTCTGTTCTGGTTCCAGGCCCTGGCTACTGCAGTCATCCCCCAGTGGCAGAAGGATGAACAACGAGAAACTCTGAAATCCCTGAAGAAGGTCATGGATGACCTGGACCGAGCCAGCAAAGCCGACGTCCAGAAGCGAGTAGGTCTCGGCAGTGTCGGCAGCTGGAAGAGGGGCCAGAGGTCTTCCTGGGCAGAGGCTCACACGGTTTAGTCTGGGCTCTTGGCCTAAGCCTCTCTCCTGGGCTTCTTGTAGGTGTTAGAGAAGACAAAGCAGCTGATTGACAGCAACCCCAACCAGCCCCTGGTCATCCTGGAGATGGAGAGCGGCGCCTCGGCCAAGGCAAGCAGGGGTGGGGCCAGGGCTGCCCTGCTGTGTGTATTGTCAGCTCTGTGTGTCCCCTCCAGCCTTGTCAGACCTCCGACAGTTCTGAGGCCTGCTGCCTAGTCCTCAAGTTAGGCTGAGCCATGAGAGATCTGGTAGCCTGAGGAAGAAGGAGCGCCTGAGGGGAGAGTTTGGCCAGGGTCCTGCCTTTGGTCTTTGCGTGGGCTCCTGGAGACAGCATCTGCTCTTGGAAATGGGGTGGTGCTCTGGGGGCCGACTCCACAGACTCCCGTGTAGAAAATAGGGCTCCCTGCCCCATTGTATGACCTGACATGAAGTTCTCCCCACAGGCCCTGAATGAAGCTTTGAAGCTTTTCAAGACGCATTCTCCTCAGACATCTGCCATGCTGTTCACGGTGGACAACGAGGCTGGCAAGATCACGTGCCTGTGTCAGGTTCCCCAGGTAAGAACTTTCTACAGCCGTACTCCAGCAAAAGCCTGCAGCcagcctgcaatcccaggacacaagaggcagaggctggaggatctctgagtttgaggccagcctggtctacagagtgagttccaggacagaggaaccctgtctcaaaaaaaaaaaaaaaaaaaaaaaaagcctgcaaaCCCCTATGCCAGTGGGAAGCATTGTCTGTAGCTTCTCAGAGAGGGGTTCTTCGTAGTATTTgtcaagactgtgtgtgtgtgtgtctgtctgtctgtctgtgcattcTTCATGAGAAAGTGCTGATTTTCTTCTCCCGTGTGTTACTTCCTTCAGTACTTTTATCCCTCAGGCCTTCTTGTTGGTAGATGTATGAACCACTGGCTGATGCCTGGCCTTGTTTTTTGTTCCCCTTGACCGTGGCTGGAGCTGCTCCCCTGTACCAGCTGTCGAGTCAGTCTCAGCCTCTGGTAGCATCACCCAGGATACCAGTGGGTATGGGTGGCTCCCTCCTTGTGgtgtctgtccctctgtcccacctcaatctcctctcctcttttgaCCATCTCCCCTTCCTGTCTTCTAGAACGCAGCCAACCGGGGCCTCAAAGCCAGCGAGTGGGTACAGCAGGTTTCGGGCCTGATGGATGGTAAAGGTGGCGGGAAGGACGTGTCTGCCCAGGCCACGGGCAAGAACGTGGGCTGCCTTCAGGAAGCATTGCAGCTGGCGACCTCCTTTGCCCAGCTCCGCCTGGGAGATGTGAAGAACTGACGGGAGGGAAGCCCTCACTGGGACACACGTCCCCGTCAACCGGATGTGTCAGAATGCAGGAGTCCACCCAGGAGCTCTCCTGCCTCGAAGACATTGGAGTCTTGGGACCTTTCAGTAGCCCTATCCGTCCTAATCCGGCAGTAACTGGACCACACCTGGAGCTGCCCTGTAATCCATCGCCCCTCTCCGTTACTGCTCTGAGCCATACCAGTCAGCGCCATCTGTGTAGAGTCACTACCCAGGAATGCTGTTTAACATCGTCACGATCATGTCTAGGTAACGTCAAAGCTGCCAGCCTGAGGCTTCTAGGTCTGCGGGTAGGGAGCCTTTTTGctgcagaaaataaaaaggacCATGTGCAATACTTGATGCGTGCATTCTACTTTTTCTCCTGGGGTGGACCCTGGCTCCCTGTGTACCTGCAGAATACAGGCTGCAGTTCCAGCTGGTTTCTGATTGAAGCTATCACAGAACACATCCCTAGACCCCTGTAACTTTAGGAGTGGCCCCTaggatggcagaggcagaggcagaatggaTGGGCTGAAATTGAGGCATTCAATAGAGTGGGGGAAATTTCTTCAAGTGGGGAAGCACCTTTCTCAGTCTATTGGGACAACCTCTTAATGACTTGGGCCATGTAtgtcccgtctctgcctccctttgAAGTTGTTGATATGAGGTCAGATGACTGATGTAGGAAGCATAAGCATGGAGGTGTCTCCCAGTAACTGTCTATCCCTGCTTCTTAACCTAAAGTAGTCAAGGCCCTGACCTGGTCATAAAATGCAGTTTGTCTGAGTCTACCAACAGCGGGTCTGGAAGCAGTAGTGTGTGGGAAGTAGAGATACTCCCTGCTTATGCAAGTTCCTCAGAGtgttagaaatatatgtatgtatatatgcatatataaatacacacacacatatatatatacacacaaccacatatatatgttatattcaGTGTAGGAAGAGAGATTTCCATCAATTTATTAAACAAGTGTTGAAGCAAGCTGGGGACTGAGTACAGGAATGAGCAAAAAGTCCTTACCTTGGGCAAGTTTATGTAAAACAGTCTGAATGCAAAATTCAAGGAATTAACCTTAACATGTTAGAGCCATAAAACCAGCCCGTGTCCTAGCATAGGCCAAGTCCAGCTGTACCTCCTCCACTCCGCTAGGAGGCAGTGCGGCTACCCACCGCTCTCCCGATAGGCCTCGCGCGGGCGCGCACGTTTAAGTGGACGGAAGTGCCGGTGCGCAAGGTAGCTCGGCAGGCGGAAGCGGCTTGTCCGCCGGTAGCCGCCATGCCGGGAGACCACCGCCGCATCCGCGGGCCGGAGGAGTCCCAGCCGCCGCAGCTGTACGCGGCCGACGAAGACGAGACGCCGGCTGCCCGCGACCCGACGCGGCTACGACCGGTGTACGCGCGCGCCGGGCTGCTGAGCCAGGCCAAGGGCTCGGCCTACCTGGAGGCGGGAGGCACCAAGGTGCTGTGCGCCGTGTCGGGCCCGCGCCAGGCCGAGGGCGGCGAGCGCGGCGGCGGCCCGGCGGGAGCGGGCGGCGAGGCCCCGGCCGCCCTCCGGGGCCGCCTGCTCTGCGACTTCCGCCGCGCGCCCTTCGCCGGCCGCCGGCGTCGCGCGCCCCAGGGCGGCGGCGAGGAGCGCGAGCTGGGTCTGGCGCTGCAGGAGGCCCTGGAGCCAGCCGTGCGCCTGGGGCGCTACCCTCGCGCCCAGCTCGAGGTGTCGGCGCTGCTGCTGGAGGACGGCGGCTCCGCGCTGGCCGCGGCGCTCACGGCCGCCGCGCTCGCCCTGGCCGACGCGGGAGTGGAGATGTATGATCTGGTAGTGGGCTGCGGCCTGAGCCTCGCCCCGGGACCCTCGCCCACTTGGCTGCTGGACCCCACGCGGCTGGAGGAGGAGCACTCGGCAGCCGGCCTCACGGTGGCGCTCATGCCGGTGCTCAATCAGGTGGCCGGCTTGCTGGGCAGCGGGGAAGGCGGCCAGACTGAGAGTTGGACGGACGCGGTGCGCCTGGGCCTGGAAGGCTGCCAGCGCCTCTACCCAGTGCTGCAGCAATGCTTGGTGCGGGCTGCCCGCCAGAGGGGCGCCGCCGCCCCGTCCTGATCGGGGGAAACCTGAGCAACCACGATGCGGAAGACTACTGTCGTCCTTCTCTCCCAGAAGGACCGGAGCTGTTGGTCGCCTGGCTTAGCTGAGCCGAGAAACGAGAGTGGGAGGTAGCGCGCACAGAACCAAAGCACTGGACAGCTGTGTTGGGACGATTTAAAGGGCCTTTGCAGCCACCATCCAGTTGGAAAAGTTTGAAAGCCTTACTCGAAAGTTGGAAAGGACTTAAGCTGGATTACCTGGTAAATGAGACCTAGGAGCTGTGGTCTTCTAAGGGATGGACCCTGTGCGGCCAGCCGTTGGCTCCAATGTATGATAAACTGCTTCTTTTGAGAGGATGGACAAGGGGACTTTGCTTTCTCACTACCCgaactaaaacataaaaatcttttttataacCTGAAAATACATCTGTTGTGGTTTTTTCTTGGTACTAGAGTTAGAAACAATGTGTTTTGAACTAGGCATGTGTTGAGTCCGTGTTGAGTCAGTACCGCCTTAAATTTTCCTGTTAGCTCACTGTAAGTGAAAAGGAGTAATGTGATTTAGAGGAGAAACCTCCTGCCCCCGGAGCAGTGTCTGAGTTGAAAAGACTGAGGagatgccaggacagccagggctacccagagaaacccagtctccacAAAAAGACGGGCGAGTTAAATGGCCTCAGAAGTCTGAGGGCacacctctcctccttcctttggtGTGGTGAAGGACAAGACCGTATCTAGGAGTTGGGTAACTGGAAAGGATTGTGCTCTGGGAGGAAGCCCTGTCCCTCTGGTAGAGTGTAGTATAACCGGAGGTTTCCATGGTTTTGCAGAAGTGGTgcctgtcaggtgtggtggtgcacacctttaaacccagcactggggaggcagaggtaggtggatttctgagttcgagggcagccagagctacatggagaaatcctattgcaaaaaaaaagaaaaaagaaaaaccaaaaaaacagaaatggagtTCTGGACTAGCTTCATTACCTAGTATCTCTGTCCAGTCTTGGTTCCTGGGAACAAGGCTCAGGGCTGCAATGGACTACCAAGACTGAGAGCTCCTAAAAACTGTGGCACCATTTACAGCCTGGCTATTCCTTAAGGCAGAGCTGGCCTCACTGACCAGGAGGGTGGGGTCCCTGACCTTCACTTACGGCCGAATTGGAGGAAGCCGTGTGAAATTGCTATTAAGTTTAGGTATCCCAGGGGTCTGCTCAGCTTCTTAGGAGGACCACGCAAGAACCCCTGACCAGGAAGAAGaaatacacttttattttttttttttgacatggcTCTTTCTAGAGCAGATCTGAAGTTAGTATTACACTAGTAAGAGTCAAGATAAAAACAAGACATAAAAGTTATCTGCCTGTTTTGGAGGATGGCTTATGGCTTTGTAGGGTACATGGTGGTGGGTTTAACCAAAAGGGGCTGGTTAGGCACACACGTGACCTCACAGTTCAGTGTCACTGTAGGGACACAAGTGGGTTTGACTACTGTGGCTGCAGAAAACAGCTCCGTAGCACCAGGTTTAGCAGTGCATGGGGAAGGAAGAGCAGTCTGCATCCAGTGAGGGCCTGTCATAGTGCCTGTCAGGTGCCTCCTGCAAGACTGAGGATGCAGGACAGTGGGacttccctcccctgcccaccccagAACTCAGGGGAAAGACCTCAAACATTAAACCCACAACTACCGGGCCATTTTCTGGGTGTGCTGGCTGAACCGTGCTTCCCCTTGCCTTGCCCTGGTTCCGGAAAGGTTACTTCAGGTTGCATGGGTGTCACCAGGGGCCTTCCAAAAACAAGGTAAGGGGAAACAAGCCACCCAAGAAGTAACAGCGAGCCTGGAAGCATCTCCACCTCCTGGCTATCCTGGTCCGGTGCTTGATTCTTCACCTGTAGAGATAATAGGAGGGGCTGGCTTAGAGGGGGGGAGGCGTAGTTTAGGAAAGAAGACAATCAGCTAAAATCTCCTTCCCCCAATTCCCCTCCTACCACTATGTCTCGGGACCTTTGCTAAGTCGGAGGCTGTTGTAGATTCTTTGGGGGATGGAAGGGGTGCTAGAGATTGTCCATGCTAAGCGTACCCACTACCACTGAAGCCTGGAAGCCCAGAACCAGCAGGCAAGAGCAAACATTCTTTCCCTGTAGTCCATTCTTTTTCTGGGGTGGTGACTTAGGCCCTGGGCAGCAGCGAGGACTCTCCTGAGCCCATCCAA of Peromyscus leucopus breed LL Stock chromosome 5, UCI_PerLeu_2.1, whole genome shotgun sequence contains these proteins:
- the Exosc6 gene encoding exosome complex component MTR3; protein product: MPGDHRRIRGPEESQPPQLYAADEDETPAARDPTRLRPVYARAGLLSQAKGSAYLEAGGTKVLCAVSGPRQAEGGERGGGPAGAGGEAPAALRGRLLCDFRRAPFAGRRRRAPQGGGEERELGLALQEALEPAVRLGRYPRAQLEVSALLLEDGGSALAAALTAAALALADAGVEMYDLVVGCGLSLAPGPSPTWLLDPTRLEEEHSAAGLTVALMPVLNQVAGLLGSGEGGQTESWTDAVRLGLEGCQRLYPVLQQCLVRAARQRGAAAPS